The DNA sequence GCATTGACGGCCGGCGGCCAGCAGGGTCTCGACGCCGTGCTGGGCGCGGTGACGGCTCCCGGATCCGTCGTCGCCGTCGACGCCCTCACCTACCCCGGTGTCAAACTCGCGGCGCAGGCCAGACGTCTGCACCTCGTGCCGATCCCCGTCGACACCTCCGGGATGGATCTCGATCGACTCTCGTGGCTGTGCGCCCACCGCCCGGTGTCCGCGTTGTACTGCATTCCCACACTGCACAATCCGCTCGGCTTCGTCCTGGATGCCGAGGCGCGTGCGCGCATCGCCGCGCTGGCGCGTGCCCACGACCTCGTCGTCATCGAAGACGCCGTGTACGCGTTCCTGGAACCGTCGTCTTCGCCGATCCAGGCGCTGGCGCCCGAGCGGACGTTCTACGTGGGATCGATGTCGAAGAACCTGGCGCCCGGTCTGCGATTCGGCTATGTCGTGACACCCGAAAGCCACCGCCCGTCGTTGATCCGGGAGTTGCGCACGTCCAGTTGGGGCACGTCGACCATCGCCGCCGCACTGGCCGGCCGCTGGCTGGCCGACGGCACCGTGGACCACCTCGAGAAGCTCCGCCGTGAGGACGCCCAGAACCGGCAGAGCATCGCCCGCACCGAACTGGCGGGGCTCGACTACCACGCGCACCCACGGTCCTACACCGGATGGATGTCACTTCCCGAAGAGGCCCGAAGCGACATCGT is a window from the Mycolicibacterium litorale genome containing:
- a CDS encoding PLP-dependent aminotransferase family protein; translation: MKVHRHAAVADAIAERIRSGALPAGTRLPTHRALAAQHGIAVATATKVYRLLAEAGLVVGEPGRGTYVRDLGGFSGLEPRRRTSAVRIADLSFNQPLAPVQGEQLRSALRALADEGDLSALLMQEPPGGRTRVRAAVATYLLGHGIDVPPDDVALTAGGQQGLDAVLGAVTAPGSVVAVDALTYPGVKLAAQARRLHLVPIPVDTSGMDLDRLSWLCAHRPVSALYCIPTLHNPLGFVLDAEARARIAALARAHDLVVIEDAVYAFLEPSSSPIQALAPERTFYVGSMSKNLAPGLRFGYVVTPESHRPSLIRELRTSSWGTSTIAAALAGRWLADGTVDHLEKLRREDAQNRQSIARTELAGLDYHAHPRSYTGWMSLPEEARSDIVARRLAEAGVLVSTADAFATTTAAPNALRLALGTPDLRALVEALRHIRTVTAHYVPIADVTHREVIE